A region from the Tahibacter amnicola genome encodes:
- the apbC gene encoding iron-sulfur cluster carrier protein ApbC — protein sequence MSQELESAVRQRLSQIIDPHTGSDLVASGAVRAIGVDGRKVLVDIQLGYPALSWQAELARQVKQAVEGDDLAEAAAVNVACRVHAHQVQKDMSPLPGVKNIVAIASGKGGVGKSTTAVNLALALKAEGASVGVLDADVYGPSLPMLTGTGGKPESPDGQNFLPKRNHGLQVMSIGYMIEEDTPVIWRGPMVTQALMQLATNTLWEDLDYLVIDFPPGTGDIALTLAQRIPMSAAVIVTTPQDIALIDARKALKMFQKVEVPVLGIVENMATHVCSNCGHEEAIFGAGGGERMAGQYGVPLLGSLPLDIRIRSEADAGSPTVVAAPDSPIAARYREIARRVAGRLSLQARNKAIQFPKIVIQNS from the coding sequence ATGTCCCAGGAACTTGAAAGCGCGGTGCGGCAAAGACTGTCGCAAATCATCGACCCCCACACCGGATCGGACCTGGTCGCCAGCGGCGCCGTGCGCGCCATCGGCGTGGATGGCCGGAAGGTGCTGGTCGATATCCAGCTGGGTTACCCGGCGCTGTCGTGGCAGGCGGAGCTGGCCCGCCAGGTGAAGCAGGCCGTGGAAGGCGATGACCTGGCCGAGGCGGCCGCGGTCAATGTCGCCTGCCGCGTGCACGCGCACCAGGTGCAGAAGGACATGAGCCCCCTTCCGGGGGTGAAGAACATCGTCGCGATCGCCTCGGGCAAGGGCGGGGTGGGCAAGTCGACCACGGCCGTGAATCTTGCCCTGGCGCTCAAGGCCGAAGGCGCCAGCGTGGGCGTTCTTGACGCCGACGTGTACGGCCCCTCGCTGCCGATGCTGACCGGGACCGGCGGCAAGCCGGAAAGCCCGGACGGCCAGAATTTCCTGCCCAAGCGCAATCATGGCCTCCAGGTCATGAGCATCGGCTACATGATCGAGGAAGACACCCCGGTGATCTGGCGCGGTCCGATGGTCACGCAGGCCCTGATGCAGCTGGCGACCAATACGCTCTGGGAAGACCTGGACTATCTCGTCATCGATTTTCCGCCCGGCACCGGCGACATCGCCCTGACCCTGGCCCAGCGCATCCCCATGAGCGCCGCGGTAATTGTCACCACCCCCCAGGACATCGCCCTGATCGATGCCCGCAAGGCCTTGAAGATGTTTCAGAAAGTGGAAGTGCCCGTGCTGGGTATCGTCGAGAACATGGCGACCCACGTCTGTTCGAACTGCGGCCACGAGGAAGCCATCTTCGGCGCCGGTGGCGGCGAGCGCATGGCCGGCCAGTACGGTGTGCCATTGCTGGGATCGTTGCCGCTGGACATCCGGATCCGCAGCGAAGCCGATGCCGGTTCGCCCACCGTGGTCGCGGCGCCGGACTCGCCAATCGCGGCGCGGTACCGGGAAATCGCCCGGCGCGTGGCCGGCCGCCTCTCACTGCAGGCGCGCAACAAGGCGATCCAGTTCCCCAAGATCGTGATCCAGAACAGCTAG
- a CDS encoding DUF969 domain-containing protein — MDLNYWPLLGVAVVVAGFALRLNPMIVVVSAGLTSGFAAGKSLPDLLALIGDAFVTTRSPMVIALTLPVIGLLEHAGLREHAQTWIARLQGMTLTRLLVTYLGIRQVSSMVGLQSACGHAQTVRPLIAPMAEAAAEKAHAPLSDEERDATRAMCSATDNIGMFFGEDVFIAIGAVLIIQSFFASHGLPMEPLVIALWAIPTAIAAFIIHAIRLHFFQRRLQKARAVTGNTHVQR; from the coding sequence ATGGACCTGAATTACTGGCCGCTACTGGGCGTTGCCGTTGTCGTCGCCGGTTTTGCCCTGCGCCTCAATCCGATGATCGTGGTGGTCAGCGCCGGATTGACCTCGGGATTTGCCGCCGGCAAATCGCTGCCCGATCTGCTGGCACTGATCGGCGATGCGTTCGTCACGACGCGCTCGCCAATGGTGATCGCGCTGACCCTGCCGGTGATCGGCCTGCTGGAACACGCCGGCCTGCGCGAACATGCGCAGACCTGGATCGCCCGGTTGCAGGGGATGACCTTGACGCGGCTGCTGGTGACCTACCTGGGCATCCGCCAGGTCAGCAGCATGGTCGGCCTGCAATCGGCCTGCGGCCACGCGCAGACCGTGCGCCCACTGATCGCGCCGATGGCCGAAGCGGCCGCGGAGAAGGCGCATGCGCCGCTATCGGATGAGGAGCGCGATGCAACCCGCGCCATGTGTTCGGCAACCGACAATATCGGCATGTTCTTCGGCGAGGATGTCTTTATCGCCATCGGCGCGGTGCTGATCATCCAGAGCTTCTTCGCCAGCCACGGATTGCCGATGGAGCCCCTCGTGATCGCGCTCTGGGCCATTCCGACGGCGATTGCCGCATTCATCATCCACGCCATCCGGCTGCACTTCTTCCAGCGCCGGCTGCAGAAAGCGCGGGCGGTCACGGGGAATACGCATGTTCAGCGCTAG
- a CDS encoding DUF979 domain-containing protein, with product MFSASFVWWLVALILGAAALMDLRARRWANAAFWLILTLVFAGGDWVIAETKSGNRLPTQLVGVGVIVIALLAGSGRMTRAATVDADRPRREATARRLGHRLFGPALLIPAVTAVLVLPSVLGSYFGVDGSFLLGKDSPTLVALAIACAVALVAALRVTGSRPAQAVVESARLLDALSWAIVLPMLLAALGNVFTATGVGEVIAALVTRAVPAGNVFGYVLAYGLGMMLFTIIMGNAFAAFPVVTAGIALPLLIEQHNANAAVIGAIGMLTGYCGTLLTPMAANFNMVPAILLELKSPYGVIRAQWPTAVVLAVVNIALLYFLAFR from the coding sequence ATGTTCAGCGCTAGCTTCGTGTGGTGGCTGGTCGCCTTGATCCTCGGCGCCGCGGCGTTGATGGACCTGCGCGCGCGGCGCTGGGCGAACGCGGCATTCTGGCTCATCCTGACGCTGGTGTTTGCCGGCGGCGACTGGGTGATCGCCGAAACCAAATCGGGCAACCGGCTGCCGACACAGCTGGTCGGTGTCGGCGTCATCGTGATTGCGCTGCTGGCCGGATCCGGAAGGATGACGCGCGCCGCCACGGTCGACGCCGATCGCCCCCGGCGCGAAGCCACGGCACGCCGGCTGGGTCACCGCCTGTTCGGTCCGGCGCTGCTCATTCCCGCCGTGACCGCCGTGCTGGTGTTGCCGTCGGTGCTCGGGTCCTACTTCGGCGTCGACGGCAGCTTCCTGCTCGGCAAGGATTCACCAACCCTGGTCGCCCTGGCCATTGCCTGCGCCGTGGCCCTGGTCGCCGCCCTGCGCGTGACCGGTTCCCGGCCGGCGCAGGCCGTGGTGGAATCAGCCCGCCTGCTGGACGCCCTGAGCTGGGCCATCGTGCTGCCGATGCTGCTGGCGGCACTGGGCAATGTCTTCACGGCCACCGGCGTCGGCGAAGTGATCGCGGCACTGGTGACCCGTGCTGTTCCCGCCGGAAACGTGTTCGGCTACGTGCTGGCGTATGGCCTGGGCATGATGCTGTTCACGATCATCATGGGCAATGCCTTTGCCGCGTTCCCGGTGGTCACGGCGGGCATCGCGCTGCCGCTACTGATCGAGCAGCACAACGCGAACGCGGCCGTTATCGGCGCGATCGGCATGCTGACCGGTTACTGCGGCACGCTGCTCACGCCCATGGCAGCCAACTTCAATATGGTGCCGGCGATCCTGCTGGAGCTGAAGAGCCCCTACGGCGTGATTCGCGCCCAGTGGCCCACCGCCGTGGTGCTGGCGGTGGTGAACATTGCGTTGCTCTATTTCCTGGCATTCCGATGA
- the dcd gene encoding dCTP deaminase: protein MSIKSDKWIRRMAERHGMIDPFEPAQVKQNASGGRLISYGTSSYGYDVRCADEFKVFTNINSTIVDPKAFDPKSFVDIKSEVCIIPPNSFALARTVEFFRIPRQVLTVCLGKSTYARCGIIVNVTPLEPEWEGHVTLEFSNTTPLPAKIYANEGVAQMLFFESDEECETSYADRGGKYQGQRGVTLPRT, encoded by the coding sequence ATGAGCATCAAATCCGACAAATGGATCCGCCGCATGGCTGAACGCCACGGCATGATCGATCCGTTCGAACCTGCCCAGGTCAAGCAGAATGCCTCTGGCGGCCGACTGATCTCCTACGGCACCTCCAGCTACGGCTACGACGTGCGCTGTGCCGACGAGTTCAAGGTCTTCACCAATATCAACTCCACCATCGTCGACCCGAAAGCCTTTGATCCGAAGAGCTTTGTCGACATCAAGAGCGAAGTCTGCATCATCCCGCCCAACTCCTTCGCGTTGGCGCGGACGGTGGAATTCTTCCGGATTCCGCGCCAGGTGCTGACCGTCTGCCTGGGCAAGTCGACCTACGCGCGCTGCGGCATCATCGTGAACGTCACGCCGCTCGAGCCGGAGTGGGAAGGGCACGTCACCCTGGAGTTTTCCAATACCACCCCCCTGCCGGCCAAGATTTACGCCAACGAGGGTGTTGCACAAATGCTGTTCTTCGAATCCGACGAGGAATGCGAGACCAGCTATGCGGACCGCGGCGGCAAGTACCAGGGCCAGCGCGGCGTTACGTTGCCGCGCACATGA
- the pcp gene encoding pyroglutamyl-peptidase I has product MSRRAATARKVLLTGFDPFGGETINPSWEAVRGLDGEDIAGHRIVATCLPTEFGRSRRALRAAIARAEPGIVLCVGQAGGRAALSIERVAINVDDARIPDNAGRQPVDRPIIADAPAAYFATLPIKSMLTALQGAGVPAEISQTAGTFVCNHVFFALMHALASRRTCRGGFVHIPYLPEQAARHPGAPGLALETVQRGLRILIETAATTRRDRRIAAGATH; this is encoded by the coding sequence ATGAGCCGCCGGGCAGCTACGGCGCGAAAAGTGCTGCTGACGGGCTTTGACCCTTTCGGTGGCGAGACGATCAACCCGTCCTGGGAGGCGGTGCGTGGGCTGGACGGCGAAGACATCGCTGGCCATCGCATTGTGGCGACTTGCCTGCCGACCGAATTTGGCCGATCGCGCCGGGCATTGCGCGCCGCAATCGCTCGTGCGGAACCCGGTATCGTCCTGTGCGTGGGACAGGCCGGCGGGCGTGCCGCGCTGTCCATCGAGCGGGTGGCAATCAATGTCGACGACGCCCGCATTCCCGACAATGCCGGCCGCCAGCCGGTCGACCGCCCCATCATTGCGGACGCCCCGGCGGCATACTTCGCCACACTGCCCATCAAATCGATGCTGACAGCGCTGCAGGGCGCGGGTGTGCCCGCGGAGATCTCCCAGACGGCAGGCACATTCGTGTGCAACCACGTGTTCTTCGCGCTGATGCACGCACTGGCGTCCCGGCGCACCTGTCGCGGCGGCTTCGTGCACATTCCCTATTTGCCGGAACAGGCAGCTCGCCACCCGGGCGCACCCGGGCTGGCGCTGGAGACCGTGCAGCGCGGCCTGCGCATCCTGATCGAAACCGCGGCGACAACCCGCCGGGACCGGCGCATTGCGGCCGGGGCCACGCACTAG